From Solwaraspora sp. WMMD1047, the proteins below share one genomic window:
- a CDS encoding F0F1 ATP synthase subunit delta has protein sequence MQAASRESYAAAAERLEAYVGGAQPSAITDTAEALLAVADLLRREPRLRRALSDPARSGEDRAGLLRGLLGDRVGGESADLLTGLAAARWSSPAELLEATERLGVEALLAGADRAGELGEVEDELFRFGQVVAGDPELASVLADVIAPVAQRAGLVGSLLAGKARPVTIRLVEVALAGFGGRSFSGALTRLVELAADRRDRQVAYVTVAAPLAEAEEQRLGAKLSELYGRDVTVKQTVVPEVLGGMSVLVGSDLYDGTILRRLTDTRNALSKR, from the coding sequence ATGCAGGCCGCCAGTCGGGAGTCCTACGCCGCCGCCGCCGAGCGGCTGGAGGCGTACGTCGGTGGCGCCCAGCCGTCGGCGATCACCGACACCGCCGAGGCGCTGCTGGCCGTGGCGGACCTGCTGCGCCGGGAACCCCGGCTGCGGCGGGCGCTGTCCGACCCGGCCCGCTCCGGCGAGGACCGGGCCGGACTGCTGCGCGGCCTGCTCGGCGACCGGGTCGGCGGGGAGTCCGCCGACCTGCTCACCGGTCTGGCGGCGGCCCGCTGGTCGTCCCCGGCCGAGCTGCTCGAGGCCACCGAGCGGCTCGGCGTCGAGGCGCTGCTCGCCGGCGCCGACCGCGCCGGCGAGCTGGGCGAGGTCGAGGACGAGCTGTTCCGGTTCGGCCAGGTCGTCGCCGGCGACCCGGAGCTCGCCAGCGTGCTCGCCGACGTCATCGCACCGGTGGCGCAGCGGGCCGGGCTGGTCGGGTCGCTACTGGCCGGCAAGGCCCGGCCGGTCACCATCCGGCTGGTCGAGGTGGCGCTCGCCGGCTTCGGCGGGCGCTCCTTCTCCGGCGCGCTCACCCGGCTGGTCGAGCTCGCCGCGGACCGGCGGGACCGGCAGGTCGCCTACGTCACCGTGGCGGCGCCGCTGGCCGAGGCCGAGGAGCAGCGGTTGGGGGCCAAGCTTTCGGAACTGTACGGTCGGGACGTCACCGTCAAGCAGACGGTGGTTCCCGAGGTCCTCGGCGGGATGAGTGTCCTGGTGGGCTCCGACCTCTACGACGGCACGATCCTGCGCCGGCTCACCGACACCCGCAACGCGCTCTCCAAGCGCTAA
- the atpA gene encoding F0F1 ATP synthase subunit alpha, with translation MAELTISSEEIRGALERYVSSYSPDVSREEVGTVADAGDGIAHVEGLPSTMANELLEFEDGTLGVALNLDVREIGVVVLGDYAGIEEGQRVKRTGRVLSVPVGDAFLGRVVNALGQPIDGLGEIASEEYRELELQAPNVMARQSVFEALQTGIKAVDAMTAIGRGQRQLIIGDRKTGKTTVAIDTILNQRANWESGDPAKQVRCIYVAIGQKASTIASVKGLLEEQGAMAFTTIVASPASDPAGFKYIAPYAGSSIGQHWMYGGKHVLIVFDDLSKQAEAYRAVSLLLRRPPGREAYPGDVFYLHSRLLERCAKLSDEMGGGSMTGLPIIETRGGDISAFIPTNVISITDGQIFLETDLFNQGVRPAINVGTSVSRVGGAAQVKPMKKVAGRLRLDLAQYRELEAFAAFASDLDKASRSQLERGARLVELLKQPNYSPFPVEEQVVSVWAGTEGKLDDIPVGEIRRFETEFLGYLRHRHTATLQSIADNKWDDDIVNALNEAIAKFKEMFLGQADEVRVNEAPAEALTGEQDRETVVRYRDGSETEADDDGQRG, from the coding sequence ATGGCCGAGCTGACCATCTCGTCGGAGGAGATCCGCGGCGCTCTTGAGCGCTACGTCTCCTCCTATTCGCCCGACGTCTCCCGCGAGGAGGTCGGCACCGTCGCCGACGCCGGTGACGGAATCGCCCACGTCGAGGGCCTTCCCTCGACCATGGCCAACGAGCTGCTGGAGTTCGAGGACGGCACGCTCGGCGTGGCGCTCAACCTCGACGTCCGGGAGATCGGTGTCGTGGTGCTCGGCGACTACGCCGGCATCGAGGAGGGGCAGCGCGTCAAGCGCACCGGCCGGGTGCTCTCGGTACCCGTCGGCGACGCCTTCCTCGGCCGGGTCGTCAACGCCCTCGGCCAGCCGATCGACGGGCTCGGGGAGATCGCCTCCGAGGAGTACCGCGAGCTCGAACTGCAGGCGCCGAACGTGATGGCCCGGCAGAGCGTGTTCGAGGCGCTGCAGACCGGCATCAAGGCCGTCGACGCGATGACCGCCATCGGCCGGGGCCAGCGACAGCTCATCATCGGCGACCGCAAGACCGGCAAGACCACGGTCGCCATCGACACCATCCTCAACCAGCGGGCCAACTGGGAGTCCGGTGACCCGGCCAAGCAGGTGCGCTGCATCTACGTCGCGATCGGCCAGAAGGCCTCCACCATCGCGTCGGTGAAGGGCCTGCTGGAGGAGCAGGGCGCGATGGCGTTCACCACCATCGTCGCCTCGCCGGCCTCCGACCCGGCCGGCTTCAAGTACATCGCCCCGTACGCCGGCTCCTCCATCGGCCAGCACTGGATGTACGGCGGCAAGCACGTCCTGATCGTCTTCGACGACCTGAGCAAGCAGGCCGAGGCGTACCGGGCCGTGTCGCTGCTGCTGCGTCGCCCGCCGGGCCGCGAGGCGTACCCGGGTGACGTCTTCTACCTGCACTCCCGGCTGCTGGAGCGGTGCGCGAAGCTCTCCGACGAGATGGGCGGCGGCTCGATGACCGGCCTGCCGATCATCGAGACCCGGGGCGGCGACATCTCCGCGTTCATCCCGACGAACGTCATCTCGATCACCGACGGCCAGATCTTCCTGGAGACCGACCTGTTCAACCAGGGCGTCCGGCCGGCGATCAACGTCGGCACCTCGGTCTCCCGGGTCGGCGGCGCCGCCCAGGTGAAGCCGATGAAGAAGGTCGCCGGCCGGCTCCGGCTGGACCTGGCCCAGTACCGGGAGCTGGAGGCGTTCGCCGCCTTCGCCTCCGACCTGGACAAGGCCTCCCGCAGCCAGCTCGAGCGTGGCGCCCGACTGGTGGAGCTGCTCAAGCAGCCGAACTACTCGCCGTTCCCGGTCGAGGAGCAGGTGGTGTCGGTCTGGGCCGGCACCGAGGGGAAGCTCGACGACATCCCGGTCGGCGAGATCCGCCGCTTCGAGACCGAGTTCCTCGGCTACCTGCGGCACCGGCACACCGCCACCCTGCAGTCGATCGCCGACAACAAGTGGGACGACGACATCGTCAACGCCCTGAACGAGGCGATCGCCAAGTTCAAGGAGATGTTCCTCGGCCAGGCGGACGAGGTCCGGGTGAACGAGGCACCGGCCGAGGCCCTCACCGGGGAGCAGGACCGGGAGACGGTCGTGCGCTACCGGGACGGTAGCGAGACCGAGGCCGACGACGACGGGCAGCGGGGCTGA
- a CDS encoding F0F1 ATP synthase subunit gamma, which translates to MAAQVRVLRQRIRSAKSMKKITKAMELVATSRIAKAQARVEASLPYAQAITGVLTALASNASVDHPLLTPRPNVRRAGVLLITSDRGLAGGYSSNAIKTAESLIARLKEDGKDPLLYVIGRKGVGYYRFRNRPIEASWTGFSEQPSFADARMVGETLIDAFTSGADDADGDPGPDGVHGVDELHIVHTQFKSLMTQLPVPRILAPMEVEERPRSEAEPEALPPEYEFEPDPETLLDALLPKYINTRIYAALIESAASESAARRRAMKSATDNAEDMIQRYTREMNSARQAGITQEISEIVGGANALAASGSEV; encoded by the coding sequence ATGGCGGCCCAGGTTCGCGTTCTTCGTCAACGGATCCGCTCGGCGAAGTCGATGAAGAAGATCACCAAGGCGATGGAGCTCGTCGCGACGAGCCGGATCGCCAAGGCCCAGGCCCGGGTGGAGGCGTCGCTGCCGTACGCCCAGGCCATCACCGGCGTGCTCACCGCGCTGGCGTCCAACGCGAGCGTCGACCACCCGTTGCTGACCCCCCGACCCAACGTGCGCCGGGCCGGCGTGCTGCTGATCACCAGTGACCGCGGCCTGGCCGGCGGCTACAGCTCCAACGCCATCAAGACGGCCGAGTCGCTGATCGCCCGGCTCAAGGAAGACGGCAAGGATCCGCTGCTCTACGTCATCGGGCGCAAGGGTGTCGGGTACTACCGGTTCCGCAACCGGCCGATCGAGGCGAGCTGGACCGGGTTCTCGGAGCAGCCGTCGTTCGCCGACGCCCGCATGGTGGGTGAAACGCTTATCGACGCGTTCACCAGCGGGGCCGACGACGCCGACGGCGACCCGGGGCCGGACGGCGTGCACGGCGTGGACGAGCTGCACATCGTGCACACCCAGTTCAAGTCGCTGATGACCCAGCTGCCGGTGCCCCGGATCCTGGCGCCGATGGAGGTCGAGGAGCGCCCGCGCAGCGAGGCCGAGCCCGAGGCCCTGCCACCGGAGTACGAGTTCGAGCCGGACCCGGAGACGCTGCTCGACGCGCTGCTGCCGAAGTACATCAACACCCGGATCTACGCGGCGTTGATCGAGTCGGCGGCCAGCGAGTCGGCGGCCCGCCGGCGGGCGATGAAGAGCGCCACGGACAACGCCGAGGACATGATCCAGCGCTACACACGAGAGATGAACTCGGCCCGCCAGGCCGGGATCACCCAGGAGATCAGCGAGATCGTCGGCGGCGCGAACGCGCTGGCCGCGTCGGGAAGTGAAGTGTGA
- the atpD gene encoding F0F1 ATP synthase subunit beta has product MTAPVETPNRQEQAATGRVVRVIGPVVDAEFPRDAMPDIYNALHVDVSLSGGEKTLTLEVAQHLGDNMVRAISMQPTDGLVRGAEVRDTGSAITVPVGDGTKGHVFNTIGECLNLKEGEKLEIAERWQIHRKAPAFADLEPKTEMLETGIKVLDLLAPYVKGGKIGLFGGAGVGKTVLIQEMITRVANNFGGTSVFAGVGERTREGNDLIHEMTESGVIDKTALVYGQMDEPPGTRLRVALAALTMAEYFRDVNKQEVLLFIDNIFRFTQAGSEVSTLLGRMPSAVGYQPTLADEMGELQERITSVRGQAITSMQAIYVPADDYTDPAPATTFAHLDATTNLERSISDKGIYPAVDPLASSSRILAPEFVGQEHYAVASEVKRILQKYKDLQDIIAILGIEELSEEDKITVQRARRIERFLSQNTYAAEVFTGIKGSYVPVKETVEAFKKISEGEFDHFPEQAFFMCGGLEDLERKARELMKD; this is encoded by the coding sequence ATGACTGCACCAGTGGAGACTCCGAACCGCCAGGAGCAGGCCGCGACGGGCCGGGTCGTCCGGGTCATCGGACCGGTCGTCGACGCCGAGTTCCCGCGCGACGCCATGCCCGACATCTACAACGCGCTGCACGTGGACGTGTCGCTGTCCGGCGGCGAGAAGACCCTGACCCTGGAGGTCGCCCAGCACCTGGGCGACAACATGGTCCGGGCGATCTCGATGCAGCCCACCGACGGCTTGGTCCGCGGCGCCGAGGTACGCGACACCGGCTCGGCGATCACCGTGCCGGTGGGCGACGGCACCAAGGGCCACGTGTTCAACACGATCGGCGAGTGCCTCAATCTCAAGGAGGGCGAGAAGCTGGAGATCGCCGAGCGGTGGCAGATCCACCGCAAGGCGCCGGCCTTCGCCGACCTGGAGCCGAAGACCGAGATGCTGGAGACCGGCATCAAGGTCCTCGACCTGCTCGCCCCGTACGTCAAGGGCGGCAAGATCGGCCTGTTCGGCGGTGCGGGTGTGGGCAAGACCGTGCTGATCCAGGAGATGATCACGCGGGTCGCGAACAACTTCGGCGGCACCTCGGTGTTCGCCGGGGTGGGGGAGCGGACCCGCGAGGGCAACGACCTGATCCACGAGATGACCGAGTCCGGTGTCATCGACAAGACCGCGCTGGTCTACGGCCAGATGGACGAGCCGCCGGGCACCCGGCTGCGGGTCGCGCTGGCCGCCCTGACCATGGCGGAGTACTTCCGGGACGTGAACAAGCAGGAGGTGCTGCTGTTCATCGACAACATCTTCCGGTTCACCCAGGCCGGCTCGGAGGTCTCCACGCTGCTCGGCCGGATGCCCAGCGCGGTGGGCTACCAGCCCACGCTGGCCGACGAGATGGGTGAGCTGCAGGAGCGGATCACCTCGGTCCGGGGCCAGGCGATCACCTCGATGCAGGCGATCTACGTGCCGGCCGACGACTACACCGACCCGGCGCCGGCCACCACCTTCGCCCACCTGGACGCCACCACGAACCTGGAGCGGTCGATCTCCGACAAGGGGATCTACCCGGCGGTGGACCCGCTGGCCTCCTCGTCGCGGATCCTCGCGCCGGAGTTCGTCGGCCAGGAGCACTACGCGGTGGCCTCCGAGGTGAAGCGGATCCTGCAGAAGTACAAGGACCTGCAGGACATCATCGCCATCCTCGGTATCGAGGAGCTCTCCGAGGAAGACAAGATCACGGTCCAGCGGGCCCGGCGGATCGAGCGCTTCCTGTCGCAGAACACCTACGCGGCCGAGGTCTTCACCGGGATCAAGGGCTCGTACGTGCCGGTGAAGGAGACCGTCGAGGCGTTCAAGAAGATCAGCGAGGGTGAGTTCGATCACTTCCCCGAGCAGGCGTTCTTCATGTGCGGCGGCCTGGAGGACCTGGAGCGTAAGGCTCGGGAGCTGATGAAGGACTGA
- a CDS encoding LCP family protein, protein MVPRWARVCTVFGAVLMLLSGGVLIAYEALLARYEGSVATADLFGDQAAGAQERKSDIKGPLNILLVGIDPRDAETRPLADSILIMHVPPGLDRAYLFSLPRDLRVEIPAFEKAGYPGGTDRLNAAMSHGSNVPGGNPDAARGFELLSKTISANTGIKRFDAGAIINFSGFQKIVDAMGGVTMYIERDVKSEHRQPNGKHRESNPYGEGYIGPQAVYKKGNRHLKGWQALDYVRQRYPSNGVPDGDYGRQRHQQQFVKAMAAQALSKDVAANPIKLDSVLRAAGKSLIFNGRGHSVADFGFALRGLGSDSIQMIKLDGEGIGTGRNYQGERLTPLSEEFLASVKAGTIDEFVLANPELINTNQ, encoded by the coding sequence CTGGTGCCGCGCTGGGCCCGGGTCTGCACCGTGTTCGGGGCGGTCCTCATGCTGCTCAGCGGCGGCGTGCTCATCGCGTACGAGGCGCTGCTGGCCCGCTACGAGGGCTCGGTGGCCACCGCGGACCTCTTCGGTGACCAGGCGGCCGGCGCGCAGGAGCGCAAGTCCGACATCAAGGGTCCGCTGAACATCCTGCTGGTCGGCATCGACCCGCGGGACGCGGAGACCCGGCCGCTGGCCGACTCCATTTTGATCATGCACGTGCCGCCCGGTCTGGACCGGGCGTACCTCTTCTCGCTTCCCCGGGATCTGCGGGTGGAGATCCCGGCCTTCGAGAAGGCCGGGTACCCGGGCGGCACCGACCGGCTCAACGCAGCCATGTCGCACGGCAGCAACGTGCCGGGCGGCAACCCGGACGCGGCCCGGGGCTTCGAACTGCTCTCCAAGACGATCAGCGCGAACACCGGGATCAAACGGTTCGACGCCGGGGCGATCATCAACTTCTCCGGCTTCCAGAAGATCGTCGACGCGATGGGCGGCGTCACGATGTACATCGAGCGGGACGTGAAGTCCGAGCACCGCCAGCCCAACGGCAAGCACCGGGAGAGCAACCCGTACGGCGAGGGCTACATCGGCCCGCAGGCGGTTTACAAGAAGGGCAACCGGCATCTGAAGGGCTGGCAGGCGCTGGACTACGTCCGGCAGCGCTACCCGAGCAACGGCGTGCCCGACGGCGACTACGGCCGGCAGCGGCACCAGCAGCAGTTCGTCAAGGCGATGGCGGCGCAGGCGCTGAGCAAGGACGTGGCGGCCAACCCGATCAAGCTCGACTCCGTGCTGCGGGCCGCCGGCAAGTCGTTGATCTTCAACGGTCGGGGACACAGCGTGGCCGACTTCGGCTTCGCGCTGCGCGGGCTCGGCTCCGACTCGATCCAGATGATCAAGCTGGACGGTGAGGGCATCGGCACCGGCCGGAACTACCAGGGGGAGCGGTTGACCCCGCTCTCCGAGGAGTTCCTGGCCAGCGTCAAGGCCGGCACCATCGACGAGTTCGTGCTCGCCAACCCGGAGCTGATCAACACGAACCAGTGA
- a CDS encoding F0F1 ATP synthase subunit epsilon, whose amino-acid sequence MAEQLHVQLVAVEEKVWTGAASSVVARTTEGELGVLPGHAPLLGQLAEPGEVRIKLPEGGQVDYQVTGGFLSVTGSGVTILAEEANPVSADPAR is encoded by the coding sequence GTGGCAGAGCAGCTACACGTCCAGCTCGTGGCTGTCGAGGAGAAGGTCTGGACCGGCGCGGCCTCCTCGGTCGTCGCCCGGACCACCGAAGGCGAGCTCGGAGTGCTGCCGGGTCACGCCCCGCTGCTGGGTCAGCTGGCCGAGCCGGGCGAGGTGCGGATCAAGCTGCCGGAGGGCGGCCAGGTCGACTACCAGGTCACCGGCGGCTTCCTCTCGGTGACCGGGTCCGGGGTGACCATCCTGGCCGAGGAGGCCAACCCAGTATCCGCCGACCCGGCCCGATGA
- a CDS encoding DUF2550 domain-containing protein yields MLILEWIGFGVLALLVAIALLFLRRAFFARSGGIIRLSVRVTTILDGRGWSAGFARFVNDELRWYRMFSFSLRPKRVLSRNGLAVERRRLPEGQERLILPTDWIILRCTNNHAPVEIAMATATLTGFLSWLEAAPPGAVSARLALHD; encoded by the coding sequence ATGCTGATCTTGGAGTGGATCGGATTCGGCGTCCTCGCCCTGCTCGTCGCCATCGCCCTGCTCTTCCTGCGTAGGGCATTCTTCGCCCGCTCCGGCGGCATCATCCGGCTCAGCGTCCGGGTCACCACGATCCTGGACGGTCGTGGCTGGTCGGCGGGATTCGCCAGGTTCGTCAACGACGAACTGCGCTGGTACCGGATGTTCAGCTTCTCGTTGCGCCCGAAGCGGGTGCTCTCCCGCAACGGGCTCGCCGTCGAGCGGCGCCGGCTCCCGGAGGGCCAGGAACGGCTCATCCTGCCGACCGACTGGATAATCCTGCGCTGTACCAACAATCACGCCCCGGTGGAGATCGCGATGGCGACGGCCACGCTCACCGGGTTCCTCTCCTGGCTGGAGGCCGCCCCACCCGGGGCGGTCTCCGCGCGTCTGGCCCTGCACGACTAG
- a CDS encoding VOC family protein: protein MSDGGLHHVEVWVPDLTAAERSWGWLLGELGWQPYQHWPAGRSWRHGPVYLVLEESPALTGRVHDRLAPGLNHLAFHAGPPAEVDRLAVASSEHGWTLLFPDRHPYAGGPDTYAAYLTDESGFEVELVARLPA, encoded by the coding sequence TTGAGCGACGGCGGGCTGCACCACGTCGAGGTCTGGGTGCCGGACCTGACCGCCGCCGAGCGGAGCTGGGGCTGGCTCCTCGGCGAGCTGGGCTGGCAGCCGTACCAGCACTGGCCGGCCGGCCGGTCCTGGCGGCACGGCCCGGTCTACCTGGTGCTGGAGGAGTCACCGGCCCTGACCGGCCGGGTGCACGACCGGCTCGCCCCCGGGCTGAACCACCTGGCCTTCCACGCCGGCCCACCGGCCGAGGTGGACCGGCTGGCGGTGGCCTCGTCGGAGCACGGCTGGACGCTGCTCTTCCCCGACCGCCACCCGTACGCGGGCGGCCCGGACACCTACGCGGCGTACCTGACCGACGAGTCCGGCTTCGAGGTGGAGCTGGTCGCCCGGCTCCCGGCCTAG
- a CDS encoding cob(I)yrinic acid a,c-diamide adenosyltransferase — protein MAVHLTRIYTRTGDAGMTRLSNNEQVSKTDPRLAAYADVEECNAAIGVALALGGLDGQLRAMLAGIQNDLFDTGADLANPIEPEPAYPPLRVTEEYITRLEQWCDEYNARLAKLDSFILPGGTAGAALLHVARTVARRAERSAWAVVRREPERTSALPAKYLNRLSDLLFILARTANPAGDVLWVPGGGRATADPATGGSATDEG, from the coding sequence ATGGCCGTTCACCTCACCCGCATCTACACCAGGACCGGCGACGCCGGCATGACCAGGTTGAGCAACAACGAACAGGTCTCGAAGACCGACCCGCGCCTGGCCGCGTACGCCGACGTGGAGGAGTGCAACGCGGCGATCGGGGTGGCGCTGGCCCTGGGCGGGCTCGACGGACAACTGCGGGCCATGCTGGCCGGGATCCAGAACGACCTCTTCGACACCGGCGCCGATCTGGCCAACCCGATCGAGCCGGAGCCGGCGTACCCGCCGCTGCGGGTGACCGAGGAGTACATCACCCGCCTCGAGCAGTGGTGCGACGAGTACAACGCGCGGCTGGCCAAGCTCGACTCCTTCATCCTCCCGGGCGGCACCGCCGGGGCGGCGCTGCTGCACGTGGCGCGGACCGTGGCTCGGCGGGCCGAGCGGTCGGCCTGGGCGGTGGTACGGCGTGAACCCGAACGAACTAGTGCCCTTCCGGCAAAGTATCTCAATCGTCTGTCGGATCTGCTCTTTATCCTGGCAAGGACCGCGAACCCCGCCGGTGACGTGCTATGGGTCCCGGGCGGCGGCCGCGCGACCGCCGACCCGGCGACGGGCGGTTCGGCGACGGACGAGGGTTGA
- a CDS encoding 3-hydroxyacyl-CoA dehydrogenase family protein — translation MAGRLAVVGAGLMGSGIAQVAAQAGWQVTLRDIDDAATRRGVDGIRVSLEKFVAKGRLDAGEVAPVLDRITTTTDLAAVADADIVVEAVFERLEIKQEVFRELDKLCRPGAVLATNTSAIPVTQIAAVTERPESVVGTHFFSPVPMMKLCELVRGYKTSDETLATARAFAEGIGKTCVVVNRDIAGFVTTRLIAALVVEAVKLVESGVVSPEDLDTACRLGFGHAMGPLATTDLTGVDVLLHAAKNIYTDTADEKFFPPELLQRMVAAGDLGRKTGQGFYSY, via the coding sequence ATGGCGGGTCGGCTGGCGGTCGTCGGAGCCGGGCTGATGGGGTCGGGCATCGCCCAGGTCGCCGCCCAGGCGGGCTGGCAGGTGACGCTGCGCGACATCGACGACGCGGCCACCCGGCGGGGCGTCGACGGCATCCGGGTCTCGCTGGAGAAGTTCGTCGCCAAGGGCCGGCTGGACGCCGGCGAGGTGGCACCGGTGCTGGACCGGATCACCACGACCACCGACCTGGCGGCGGTGGCCGACGCCGACATCGTGGTCGAGGCCGTCTTCGAGCGGCTGGAGATCAAGCAGGAGGTGTTCCGGGAGCTGGACAAGCTCTGCCGGCCCGGTGCGGTGCTCGCCACCAACACCTCCGCGATCCCGGTCACCCAGATCGCCGCGGTGACCGAGCGGCCGGAGTCCGTGGTGGGCACCCACTTCTTCTCGCCGGTGCCGATGATGAAGCTCTGCGAACTGGTCCGGGGCTACAAGACCAGCGACGAGACGCTGGCCACCGCCCGCGCGTTCGCCGAGGGGATCGGCAAGACCTGCGTGGTGGTCAACCGCGACATCGCCGGCTTCGTCACCACCCGGCTGATCGCCGCCCTGGTGGTGGAGGCGGTCAAGCTCGTCGAGTCCGGGGTGGTCTCGCCGGAGGACCTCGACACCGCCTGCCGGCTCGGGTTCGGGCACGCCATGGGGCCGCTGGCGACCACCGACCTGACCGGCGTGGACGTGTTGCTGCATGCGGCGAAGAACATCTACACCGACACCGCCGACGAGAAGTTCTTCCCGCCGGAGCTGCTGCAGCGCATGGTCGCCGCCGGCGACCTGGGCCGTAAAACCGGGCAGGGCTTCTACTCGTACTGA
- a CDS encoding AAA family ATPase — protein sequence MSDDPLITSLTAAVQASPGDLPLRLHLAGLLLDAGRTPEAITHLAGVLASDPGNGPAQTLMQRALSPVPAKPPPTGTDPAPDADPAGEGDPLGAFERELADVVPPRYAPAEKSTSSPGLDPAPAGSEPEPVRGEQDGMFEVESAGVRLADVGGMTAVKERLELAFLGPLRNPELRKLFGKSLRGGLMLYGPPGCGKTFLARAVAGEMGAKFISLSIVDVLDIWIGRSERNLHELFQAARRNAPCVLFLDEVDALGQKRSRMNSSSMRTVGNQLLAELDGVEGDNDGLFVLAATNTPWEVDTALRRPGRLDRMVLVLPPDVEARDAILRLHLRDRPIAGIDLPRIVAATEDFSGADLAHLCETAAEYAMADSIRTGEVRMIEQRDFDRAVREIRPSTRAWFDAARNVAMFANEGGVYDDLVAYLKQRKLL from the coding sequence ATGAGCGATGACCCCTTGATCACGAGCCTCACCGCCGCCGTGCAGGCCAGTCCCGGTGATCTGCCGCTGCGGCTGCACCTGGCCGGGCTGCTGCTGGACGCCGGACGGACGCCCGAGGCGATCACCCACCTGGCGGGAGTGCTCGCCAGCGATCCGGGCAACGGTCCGGCGCAGACGCTGATGCAGCGCGCGCTGTCGCCCGTACCCGCAAAGCCGCCGCCGACCGGCACGGACCCGGCGCCGGACGCGGACCCGGCGGGGGAGGGTGATCCGCTCGGGGCCTTCGAGCGGGAACTCGCCGACGTGGTGCCGCCCCGGTACGCGCCGGCCGAGAAGTCGACCTCGTCGCCGGGACTCGATCCGGCGCCGGCCGGGAGCGAGCCGGAGCCGGTACGCGGCGAGCAGGACGGGATGTTCGAGGTCGAGTCGGCGGGCGTGCGGCTGGCCGACGTGGGCGGCATGACCGCCGTCAAGGAGCGGCTGGAGCTGGCCTTTCTCGGGCCGTTGCGCAATCCCGAGCTGCGCAAGCTGTTCGGCAAGAGCCTGCGCGGCGGGCTGATGCTGTACGGGCCGCCCGGTTGCGGCAAGACCTTCCTGGCCCGGGCGGTGGCCGGCGAGATGGGGGCCAAGTTCATCTCACTGTCCATCGTGGATGTCCTCGACATCTGGATTGGCAGGTCGGAACGGAACCTGCACGAGCTGTTCCAGGCCGCCCGCCGCAACGCGCCGTGCGTGCTGTTCCTCGACGAGGTGGACGCGCTCGGGCAGAAGCGGTCCCGGATGAACTCCAGCTCGATGCGGACCGTCGGCAACCAGTTGCTGGCCGAGCTGGACGGGGTGGAGGGCGACAACGACGGCCTCTTCGTGCTGGCCGCGACGAACACGCCGTGGGAGGTGGACACCGCGCTGCGCCGGCCCGGCCGGCTGGACCGGATGGTGCTGGTGCTGCCGCCCGACGTCGAGGCCCGGGACGCGATCCTGCGGCTGCACCTGCGGGACCGGCCGATCGCCGGCATCGACCTGCCGCGGATCGTCGCCGCCACCGAGGACTTCTCCGGCGCCGACCTGGCCCACCTCTGCGAGACCGCGGCCGAGTACGCGATGGCCGACTCGATCCGCACCGGCGAGGTACGCATGATCGAGCAGCGGGACTTCGACCGCGCGGTGCGGGAGATCCGGCCGTCGACGCGGGCCTGGTTCGACGCCGCCCGCAACGTGGCGATGTTCGCCAACGAGGGTGGCGTCTACGACGACCTGGTCGCCTACCTGAAGCAACGCAAGCTGCTCTGA